GCACCCTGCGCCTGGGCTGGCACAGTGAAAATAGGCAGTGCAATCATAAGTAAGAAAAAAAGAAACCACCTCTTATGGAACATGGAATATCCTTCGGCGCAGTTATGAAAGCGCAATACAAGCGATATAGATATAGCATACGCCCGGATTGGATGCAAAAGCCCCCTCAGAACAGGGGGCTTTGGTTAGAGAAGCGTTTAGATTAGCCTATGCATGGCTGACGCCCAACCTACGGGGCGGAGTTAGAAGCTGCTGAACGGCCCAGCGCGTATCCTGAGGCTGCATGTGTGACCAATCGTCATTCACAGGTATAATCAGGCAAATTTTGTTATCACTTAGCAACTGGAGGCAGTGAATGCCCACAATTGAACAAAAATTTACGATTAATCGCCCTGTGATTGAAGTTTTTAGGGTGGCGACAGATTACAAGAACGCCAGCGATTGGCAGCCAGATACGCTCAGCGTGAATATGATCGCCGGGGACCCGATCCGCTCAGGGACCATGCTCACCTTCGAGCGCAGGTTCATGGGCCGTACGATTATTGTGAATGTGGACGTGGTGGACTTCCAGCGAAATAAGCTTGTAGAGTGGCAAGGCGCGCATGGCGGGTTCCGTTACCACCGCCTGACAGAATTTATCTCCACAGGCGGCAGTACGGAAATTCACGATACACTCGATATCAATCTCGGGTGGATTCGCTTCTGGTATATTCCCTTCTTCAAGAGTGCTGTCAATTCGCAGATCTCAAAAGAATGGGCGAACCTCAAACAACAGGTTGAGAGCGGCGCAGGCATGCGTGGTTAACGCTCAACCGTTACAGCCATACCCTATTGTGTGGCGACTGTATAGGACGACTATCGTTAGCACGTATAGTCGGATAGCACCGCGTGTTGTTTGTCTTTAGTAGACAGCCTCATGAAGGCCCAGAGCAGCGATAACAGCCGGCATCACCATGCGCTGATAAATTACCGCCATGGTCTCCGGCGTTTCCTGCATGTTGTTATCCAACCATTGCAGCATCAAGGCAAACATCGCACCAGATGCGAAATGCGCAACAGTGTGTGTTGGTGTGAGGGAAGGCATATCCTGCGGGAGAAGCGCCTTAATATTCTCTTCGATGACATCCGCAATGTAGTTAATCGCACGATTGCTGACGTAGGTCACGCTGCGATCACCCAGGAAAAGCGAGGTATACAGGTCTTTGTACAGCGAAACATGCTCAAAGACCACCGAGCTTGATTGATGGCCCGGCTTTTGCCAATCGAGATCAATAAGCGACGCATCGAGAGATGCCACCAGTTCATCAAACAGCGATTCCAGGCTGTCAGCAAGCAATTCATCTTTCTCCTTGTAGTGGAGATAAAATGTAGCGCGACTAAGATCTGCCCGGTCTGTGATTTGCTGAATGGTTACATTCTCATAACCACTTTCCATGACCAATGCGAGTAACGCATCTCGTAGTTGGCGACGCGTGCGACGTACACGACGATCCATGTGAACACGTTCCTTTACTTTTGCATCCATGACATCCCAAGCTAAGCAGCGCATCAACACCTAAGTCTGCAATGCGTAAAACTGGGCATCAGAGGTGGACATTATGTATAAGAGTAGTCTTTTAGTCAATTGTGGGTAATTGTGCTCCAAAATACATCCGAGGAAGGGCATAGAAATCGTTTACAAATGTCACAACTTTCTTTATTGGATACTAATACGTATTTAAAATTGGACTTACATCTACTCATCAGATTTGACTCTATGCTCACAAGAGGCAATAAGTCATAATAAAACCTATGACAATCAAAATTCTCTTCACATCCTGGTATAGTGGCCTTGGCGGTGGCGAGACGGACTTGCTCACACTGGCGCAAGGTCTGGATCAAACGCGCTACGAGCCGCATTTGCTGCTGCCTCGCGTCGGTGAACTCGGTACGCAATGGCAGGCCAATGGATGGTCTGTCCATTATGAGCGTTGGCGCGGTGCGACAACCTGGTTCGTACCACGTTTGTGGGTGCAGTTCCCGGTCGTCACACGGATGAAAGAATTGCTCAAGTCACAGCGCATTGACATTGTTCATGCCGATTATCACACATTGCCACTCATTGTCTCCGCTGCGCAGTCGCTGAATATCCCGGTCATGTGGACCTGCCACGGATGGTGGTTCCAGCCCAAGCCCTGGCAGCGTGGCTTCTTCCAGGCGATCCCCTGCGTGGCACGCAGCGAAGCGATCCGCGATGGATTCCTTGGCCCCCGCCCGTTCTTATCGCAGGATCAATTACCTGTGGTTTATTCCGGCGTGGATACAACACGATTCACCCCCAGCAAACAGCCTGAAGAACGCATGAAGGCGAATATTCCGCTTGATGCACCTGTGGTTGCCATGATTGCCCGCTTCCAGCGGGTTAAAGGCCATTACACGTTTTTGGCGATGGCCCGCTGCATCCTTGAAATGTTACCGAATGCGCACTTCTTGATTGCAGGGGAAGACACATTTGGTGTCGCACGAGATGCGGATTACCGTCAGCAGGTTATCGAGAATATTCAGGCAGATAGCCAACTGAGAGAGCACGTGCATTTACTCGGGTTTCGGACGGATGTGGAACACGTCTTGCAAGCCGCTGATGTGGTGGTTTGCCCGTCGGAATTTGAAAGCTATGGCAAAGTGAACCTTGAGGCGATGGCCTGCGGCGTGCCCGTCGTCAGCACGAATAAAGGCGGTCCTTCTGAAACAGTGAAAGATGGCGAAACCGGCTATCTGGTAGAAGCCGGTGACGTCGATGGATTCGCCCAGGCGGTGCTCTCACTGTTACAAAACCCGCAGCAACGTGCCCAACTTGGCAAACAGGCGCGTGCATGGGTCGAGGAACATTTTTCTGCAAAGCAGATGGTCAAACAGTACGAAGAGACCTTCGAACGATTGCTAGCCCGGTCATCATAACGCCCAAAAACGGACCAGATAGGCAATTGTCCTGACTTACAGCACAGCGGTATACTCAGCTAAGTAACCGCCGAACAGCAGAGGCGCAACGCTCCATGACAAAAACCGAACCCGGTGCGCGCAATATCTTCAATATTACTGAGCCAGAGCGCTACCGTTGCCAGGTCTATCATTATCACAGCCGCTTGTCGCGCCTTTACCTGCGCGTCTTTAAAGAACAGAATCAGCAACCCTCGTTTTATCTGCTTTTCTCCGATGTGGCTTACTTCGATTGCCCGGTGACGTGGCAAGGCGCACAGTTCGACATTGCAGAATACGATGAATGCCTCCAGCTTATGCTCGATAGCGGGCTGGTTGGGCAGGCGATTTTACGCTTCCCAGGGGCCTATGCTTCTCTGACGGAGTATACGCGGCTTTACCGTGCTCCAGGCCCACCCCGCCCCATCCAGATCATCGCGGGCAGTGGCAGCCTGCTGCAGCGCCTACCCAACGACTTGGGCTAACGAGAAAAGTCTTGCGCGGGGCCTTATGCCTGCCGCTGCTGGTGTGCCAGATACTGATCAATTTTTTCAACACGGTCCAGCAAGCCACGTCTTTGGCTCACAGCCCGTTGTAATTCGAGCGGCACGACGCTGATAGCCTTATCGTGCCAATGGATAACTTCTAGCTGGCGCGCAGCAACCGGGCCGTAATCACTGGGTTCTGGCTCATCAATACTCGCATGCACACCGCCTACCCATTCAAAACGTGCAGATAGAAAAGCCCGTCCAAAAGTATTCCAGACCCACCCACCTTGCAGCGGTTCGATGAGATAATCCAGCAATAAGTCGCCTAATTTTTCTGAACTGGCATCATCGACAGCAATATCAAGATCATGCGGCGCGACATCAATGCCCCTTACAGCCAGGGCCCCGCTACCGACCAGCCACCAGTTGATGTCTGCACCATCAATGAGGCTCAAAAACGTCAACAGGGCCTCCTCCCAGGCAACAGGCTTGATGTGTGCAGATTGTAAGACAATCTCCTCTGCATATCGTTCAAAGTTCTTATAGATATGCTCTAGGTGGGGCGTCTCTATAGGGAATGATTTGGCAAAGCCTCCCTCGGTAGGTAGATAGTACAATCCCTGTACAGCGTCCTGATACACAGGCTCTACATCCGTAAACATAAAAGATGCTGTGGTGCTATCCATCCGCAAACACGTCTTCATGATGCCTCTTGCTTGCTGTGATAAGCCATTAAGTAGAACACCTTATTTTAACACTTTCAGACCGTTCTTTTCAGCATATCCTGTCACTGAGACGGTTCAATTGCTGGCAACCGTTACATTAAGCAAATATTCCAGCACATATACACAACAAGTGTGTATATATGTATGCAAAACCAGAACGTCGCAGTACAATGAAACGTATAGGGTATATAGAAAGGAGGCGGTTGTTGCAAACGTTGACGTCTGCATGCGATACGTTTTGCACACCCAACGAAGATGAATGACCCTAAAATTTCCGAACTCACAGTGAGCCAGCTGAAGCATCTCATTCGTCGGACTGTTCAGGAAGCTGTTGCCGAAGTCATTATTGAGTTTAGTGTCGCCGCAGAAGCTGATGCACAGATCACCTATGAAGCCGAGATGGTCGATTATCTGCGTTCTATTCTGCAATCATCCCAAGTCACACAAGAATCAAAAGCTGTCTCAGCTCCGGCTACTCATCTGGATGACTAGCTAAGGCATTTGTACCAACCTGATAATTTTCCTCGCCCCTGGCCACCAGGCGTCCCTCGCCCCGTCTGATGTGCCTGCTATGGGGACTATACGCTCTTCGCCTTTTGCGCTAAGATGCGCTCCAATTATTTCGTCTAAACCAGCAAAGTGATGGCGTCTACGTGAGTATGTATGCGACCAATCCTGATACGCTGCCGTCTCGGCCAGAACCCAAGATCCTCATCGCCCTCTTAGCCCTGAACGAAGCGCGCAACGTCGGGCGAGTCATTCATAATGTGAAGGCACATGTGCCCTTTGCAGATGTCCTGGTTGTTGATGATGGCTCTGTTGACGACACCGTCACTGTCGCACATGCAGCAGGTGCCCTGGTTGTACAAGTCCCCTATAACATTGGCATCGGGGCGGCAGAACAAACAGCCTTTAAGTTTGCGGCGCGACATGGCTATAAGGTCTTGATCCGCAATGATGGCGATGGTCAGCATGAGCCAGAAGATATTCCGCTGCTGTTGAACGCGTTGGAAATGCAGCCCGCTGATATGATTATCGGGTCCCGCTTCATCGGTGAAGGGGATTATGGCACACCGACAACACGCCGCATGGGCATCCTGATTATCACAGGCATCCTACGACTGCTCACACAACAGCCTATTACAGACCCTACGTCCGGCTTCCGGGCGTTCAACCACCGCGCCATTACCTGCTTCGCCCAGATTTACCCCCAGGATTACCCGGAACCAGAGACGATTGTCATGGCGCACCGGTTGGGGCTGCGCGTCAAAGAAGTTCCGGCGCATTTTCATGTTCGGCAGCATGGGCGCTCGCAGTTCTTCAGCATCCGCACCGTCGCATATTATATGGTCAAGGTCATCCTGGCGATCTTCATTGATGCGCTGCGCCGCGACCCACTGCCAGAAACCGTCACCATCCTACCGCCAGAGCCGCCCATACAGGCCCCCACACAAGCGCAGGCCCAGCCCACGGCCCAGCCACCCGTTAAACAATCCAACATGGACTAACCCGGCTTCAGCGTCGTAACCATCTAACCAGCCCCATGGAGTAACCTGAATGACATCTTCACCAGAGCGCGTCATGATCGTCGTCGGCGCCCCGCCGGAAAATGTAACCGCTGTTTTAGATGCGATCTCAGGAGCGGGCGGCGGCATCGTAGGTGACTATACGCATTGTGCCTTTGCGAACCCTGGCGAAGGTCGTTTTAAACCCAGTGCGGAGGCGCATCCTCACGTCGGTGACCGCGAAACGATCAATCGGGTGCCGGAAGTGCGCATCGAGACATTTTGTGAACGCAGGCTGGCAAAGCAGGTCGCTCAGGCTATCCGCGCGGCCCATCCTTACGAAGAACCCGTCATCTATATTGTGCCACTGCTCTCAGAAGACGACCTATAAGCCCTGCCCGGTCCTTCAACGCCGCACAGCATCTACATACCAGAAGAAATCGCCCGCTTGGTATACCTGCGCGACGAACCCTGCCGCCTCTAGGGCCGCCTTCAGGCCTTCTGCTTCGTAGAATACTTTGACGATCTGATACGTGCGGCCATCATTGAGTTTACGTGTCAGGGTCGTGCTGGCCTCCGGGATTACATGATCAACGGCGGTAGATGTCGGCGTTTTCAAAGAATCCACCAGGAATAAGCGACCATCTGGCACCAGCGCACGAGACATTGCCTCAAGGTGAGCGCTCAAGCGTTCCGGCGGCACGTGCGACAGCCAGAAGCTGGCAAACAGCATGTCATATGTCTGGGTAGGCTCCCATTCAAACAGGTTCACCTGCTGATAAGTCACATTTTCAGCGGCAACTTTTGTCTGATTGATTTTGAGCATCTCCGGGGAGGCATCCAAGGCCGTGACTTGCTGCGCGAGTTGGGCCAGTTCCTGCGTCCAGATGCCCGTGCCACAGGCCAGTTCTACAACAGAATGGACCTGCCCGCCTGCAAAGAGCGCCTCTCGCACCGCTTCCGCAGCGGCAAACCAACGAGCGTTATTTTCTTCACCACGATCATAACGCCCCTGCCGATAAAACCACTCGTCATATTCAGCGGCCCGTGCCCGATAGTACGCCATCTGCTCTTCAATGACAGAAGGATTCCCCGTCTCGTCCATCATGCAGCCTTTCTTGCTCCAAATCTGACACCGATCAGCCCGATTCTAGCCCAGGGCAGCGCTCATAGGTATAGGAGCCGCTATGGTGGCGGATAACGATTTTGAATAGAGATCGCTTTTGAATAGAGGCTGAATTTTAAGAAGACTCGCCTATTGCCTGCTTCAAAACAAAAGTCCCCTCCAGAAGAAGGGGACTTTTGATCATGATTGCTTATTCTCATAGCATTCAAGAAAAGCGCTTACTCAATCAGACTTTCCAGACGGTCCACCAGGTCACTGAGCACAGCAAAGGTCTTTTCGACAGCTTCCGGCGTGGTCATATCGACGCCAGCCGTTTGCAGCGCCTGCATCGGATAAACGCGGCTGCCAAGCGTCAGGAATTCACGGTAATTCTCAACGGCATTGCCATCACCCGCCAGAATATCCGTCGCCAGGGCATGGGCAGCGCTGATCCCGGTCGAATACTGGAAGGTGTAAAACGGCACAAATAAGTGACCAAATGTGGCCCAGGTGATGCCTGTGCGTTCCGGGTCATCGGTCATCGTATCACCATAACCCTCCGCAAAGAGATCGCTCATCAGGCCATTGAGCGTATCCGCAGTCAGCGGCTTGCCTGCCATGACGCGGTTGTGTACTTCGTACTCAAAACGGGCCAGCGTCGGCATGATGAAGAAGTAGCGATGGAAGTTATCCATAGCTTCCTGGATCTGCGTCAGTTGGAAATCGCGGTCGTCGGCATATTTTTCGAAGAGATAGGCACGCGTCAGGGCCTGGTTGAAGTTGCTAGCCACTTCCGCGACGAACATGCTGTAGCCACTGTAGACGAAAGGCTGCGTCTTGCGAGAATAGTAGCTGTGCATGCTATGGCCCAATTCATGCGCCAATGTGCTCACACTGCCTAGGTCGTTGCTATGGCTCATCATGATGAAGGGGAACGTATCATATGTGCCGAAGGAGAAGGCCCCCTGGCGCTTGCCTTCGTTCAAGCTGGAATCGACCCAACGTTCTTCCAGGCAACCCTTGCGCAGGATTTCAACATAATCATCACCGAGCGGGGCCAGCCCTTCGCTAATGAGGTCAACGGATTCTTCAAAGTTGATCTTGGGCGAGTTGTTGGTTAGCGGGGCCCAGATATCCCAGGGGTGGATCGTATCATAGCCCAGGGCACGGCGGCGCACATCCCAGTAGCGGTGCCAGGTGGGCAGGTTCTTCTGGAAGGTATCTACCAGATTATGAAAGACGGCTGTCGGCAAATTATGTGCAGAGAGCATCCGCTCTAACGTGCTGTCATATTTACGCACGCGCGTTTCAAAAGCTTGCTGCTTAACATCGGTCAGGTAGGCACTGGCGAACGTATTTTTATACGTCAGGTAGCCATCCATATAATTCTGCCAGACAGTACGGCGCAGGGTGCGGTCATTGCTGCCGATCGCAACACCGCGCACACTCTGATTCACCGATGTTGGCTGGTCATCTTCGTCATGGGCTGGCTCAAATTGAAGGTCCGTATTGGCGAGTTCCGTCGCTGTCTGCTGTGCCCCGCCGAAGGACTCCGAAAGCATGCCTAAAATGGCTTCTACTTCAGCAGAGCGCACATGGGGCTGTAAGCGGAACAGATCGTCAATGGCTTTGCCCATATGCGACAGACGCGGCTCGCTGGTCATCCACTCTTCCAGCGTTTCCTGGCCGATATTCAGCAGTTCGGGGTCCGCGAAAGCGGTCAGGCTGCTGAACTGACCGTACAAGCCCATAATCTGGCCGACAAGCTGCTTAGCCACCATATCATTGCCATCGACAGAGACGGACATACGCGCGTAAAAAGCCAGTTTACTCACCCGTCGCGCGAGATCTTCCGCCAGATCATTGTAGTTAGCCCATTGGGCCGCACCCTGGCTGAGCGTGCCAGGATACGCTTCTAGCTGCGGTAATTCCGATTGCACCGTTTCATATTCTTT
The Phototrophicus methaneseepsis DNA segment above includes these coding regions:
- a CDS encoding SRPBCC family protein encodes the protein MPTIEQKFTINRPVIEVFRVATDYKNASDWQPDTLSVNMIAGDPIRSGTMLTFERRFMGRTIIVNVDVVDFQRNKLVEWQGAHGGFRYHRLTEFISTGGSTEIHDTLDINLGWIRFWYIPFFKSAVNSQISKEWANLKQQVESGAGMRG
- a CDS encoding TetR/AcrR family transcriptional regulator, with protein sequence MDRRVRRTRRQLRDALLALVMESGYENVTIQQITDRADLSRATFYLHYKEKDELLADSLESLFDELVASLDASLIDLDWQKPGHQSSSVVFEHVSLYKDLYTSLFLGDRSVTYVSNRAINYIADVIEENIKALLPQDMPSLTPTHTVAHFASGAMFALMLQWLDNNMQETPETMAVIYQRMVMPAVIAALGLHEAVY
- a CDS encoding glycosyltransferase family 4 protein; protein product: MTIKILFTSWYSGLGGGETDLLTLAQGLDQTRYEPHLLLPRVGELGTQWQANGWSVHYERWRGATTWFVPRLWVQFPVVTRMKELLKSQRIDIVHADYHTLPLIVSAAQSLNIPVMWTCHGWWFQPKPWQRGFFQAIPCVARSEAIRDGFLGPRPFLSQDQLPVVYSGVDTTRFTPSKQPEERMKANIPLDAPVVAMIARFQRVKGHYTFLAMARCILEMLPNAHFLIAGEDTFGVARDADYRQQVIENIQADSQLREHVHLLGFRTDVEHVLQAADVVVCPSEFESYGKVNLEAMACGVPVVSTNKGGPSETVKDGETGYLVEAGDVDGFAQAVLSLLQNPQQRAQLGKQARAWVEEHFSAKQMVKQYEETFERLLARSS
- a CDS encoding nucleotidyltransferase domain-containing protein is translated as MKTCLRMDSTTASFMFTDVEPVYQDAVQGLYYLPTEGGFAKSFPIETPHLEHIYKNFERYAEEIVLQSAHIKPVAWEEALLTFLSLIDGADINWWLVGSGALAVRGIDVAPHDLDIAVDDASSEKLGDLLLDYLIEPLQGGWVWNTFGRAFLSARFEWVGGVHASIDEPEPSDYGPVAARQLEVIHWHDKAISVVPLELQRAVSQRRGLLDRVEKIDQYLAHQQRQA
- a CDS encoding glycosyltransferase family 2 protein, with translation MYATNPDTLPSRPEPKILIALLALNEARNVGRVIHNVKAHVPFADVLVVDDGSVDDTVTVAHAAGALVVQVPYNIGIGAAEQTAFKFAARHGYKVLIRNDGDGQHEPEDIPLLLNALEMQPADMIIGSRFIGEGDYGTPTTRRMGILIITGILRLLTQQPITDPTSGFRAFNHRAITCFAQIYPQDYPEPETIVMAHRLGLRVKEVPAHFHVRQHGRSQFFSIRTVAYYMVKVILAIFIDALRRDPLPETVTILPPEPPIQAPTQAQAQPTAQPPVKQSNMD
- a CDS encoding class I SAM-dependent methyltransferase gives rise to the protein MMDETGNPSVIEEQMAYYRARAAEYDEWFYRQGRYDRGEENNARWFAAAEAVREALFAGGQVHSVVELACGTGIWTQELAQLAQQVTALDASPEMLKINQTKVAAENVTYQQVNLFEWEPTQTYDMLFASFWLSHVPPERLSAHLEAMSRALVPDGRLFLVDSLKTPTSTAVDHVIPEASTTLTRKLNDGRTYQIVKVFYEAEGLKAALEAAGFVAQVYQAGDFFWYVDAVRR
- the pepF gene encoding oligoendopeptidase F, yielding MAVENPVLARADVPQAATWNRESVFADVEAWQKEYETVQSELPQLEAYPGTLSQGAAQWANYNDLAEDLARRVSKLAFYARMSVSVDGNDMVAKQLVGQIMGLYGQFSSLTAFADPELLNIGQETLEEWMTSEPRLSHMGKAIDDLFRLQPHVRSAEVEAILGMLSESFGGAQQTATELANTDLQFEPAHDEDDQPTSVNQSVRGVAIGSNDRTLRRTVWQNYMDGYLTYKNTFASAYLTDVKQQAFETRVRKYDSTLERMLSAHNLPTAVFHNLVDTFQKNLPTWHRYWDVRRRALGYDTIHPWDIWAPLTNNSPKINFEESVDLISEGLAPLGDDYVEILRKGCLEERWVDSSLNEGKRQGAFSFGTYDTFPFIMMSHSNDLGSVSTLAHELGHSMHSYYSRKTQPFVYSGYSMFVAEVASNFNQALTRAYLFEKYADDRDFQLTQIQEAMDNFHRYFFIMPTLARFEYEVHNRVMAGKPLTADTLNGLMSDLFAEGYGDTMTDDPERTGITWATFGHLFVPFYTFQYSTGISAAHALATDILAGDGNAVENYREFLTLGSRVYPMQALQTAGVDMTTPEAVEKTFAVLSDLVDRLESLIE